ACTCTTATTTGTCGGTTCGTTCCCGGAGTAAGGCAATTGGTTTCTATTCCGGCCGGTTTTTCAAAAATGAATTTTAAGAGTTTTGTTTTTTACACCTCGCTCGGCTCCGCAATTTGGGTTATGATTTTAGCCGCCCTGGGCTGGTTTTTCGGAGCGAATCAAGAATTGCTTACGAGATATTACAAAGAAATTTCCTTATTCTTTATCTTAGTATTTTTCGTTTTTATCGTATTTATTATCTTTCGCAAAAACAACAATAAATGAGCAAGGAACCATTAATCATCGCGAATTGGAAATGCAACCCGGCTTCAAAAAAAGAAGCAGAGCATCTTTTTGGCGTTTTAAAAAAAGAATTGAGAAGAATAAAAAAGACAGAGGTGGTTATCTGCCCGCCATTTATTTTTTCTTCATTGTTTCCTGCTCGCTGTTCGTTGAAATTGGGGGGTCAGAATTGCTTCTGGGAAAACAGAGGAGCTTTTACGGGAGAGGTTTCTCCTTTGATGCTTAAAAATTTAGGATGCGAGTTTGTGATTATCGGCCATTCAGAAAGAAAGAAATATTTTCAGGAAAGCGATCTAATTATCAATAAAAAACTAAAAGCGGTTTTGAAAAATCGCCTTCAGCCCATTTTGTGCGTTGGCGAAGAGGCGAGAGACGCTTTTACCGCAGAAGGCAAACCGCTCAACGAAATGAGTTTGGTCGTGGGCGAACAAGTTGAAAAGGGCCTAAGCGGAATTTCTTCTTCCCGTTTGGGTGAAATCGTTATTGCCTACGAGCCGGTTTGGGCGATTGGGACGGGAATGCCTTGTTTGCCAAATGACGCAATGAAAGCAGCTTTGCTTATTAGAAAAACGCTCACAAATCTCTATAGCAGAAACATCGCCGAAAAAGTCAGGATAATTTACGGAGGGAGCGTCAACAGTCAAAACGCGTCCGACTATACCAAAGGAGCTGCGATGAACGGTCTGCTTATTGGCGGCGCCTCTCTTAACGCCAGCGAGTTTGTAAAGATTGTCAAAGATGTGGAGGAAATTTTATGAAAACAGTTCGCGATTTTAATTTTAAGAACAAAAAAGTTCTTTTGAGGGCTGATTTTAACGAGCCGTTAAAAGACGGAGAGTTGACCAGTGATTTTAGAATTAAAGCTGTTTTGCCAACGATTAAATATTTGGTTAAAGAAGGCGCGAAAGTAATTTTATTAACCCATTTGGGGCGTCCCAAGGGCAATATGGTAAAACAATTAAGAGTTGACCCGGTTGGAAAAAGAATTTCGCGATTATTAAACAAGCCCGTTAAAAAACTTAATGATTGCATTGGCGAGAAGGTTGAAAAAGAGATTAAAGAAATGGCGGCGGGGGATTTAATTCTTTTAGAGAATGTTCAATTTCATGATGGGGAAATAGAAAACAGCCCCGATTTTGTCGGCTCTTTAGCTAATTTGGCGGATATTTTTGTCATGGACGCCTTTGGGCAATCTCATCGCGATTACGCGTCCATTAGCGGTTTGTCAAAAAAAATGCCCAGTTGCGCGGGCTTGCTTTTGGAAAAAGAAGTAAAAGTTCTTTCAGATGTTTTAAATAACGCGGACCATCCATTAGTGGTGATTATCGGCGGTGTAAAAATTTCAACTAAAATTAAGGTGATTGAGAAATTTTTAGAAAAAGCGGACGATATTCTTCTTGGTGGAGCTTTAGCGAATACAGTCATTAGCGCCAAAGGATTTGCTATTGGCCGTTCAATCTCGGAAGAAAGCATGGTAAAAGAGGTTAAAAAACTGCAACTGACTAATACAAAACTTCATATTCCTGTAGATGTTGTTGTTTCGACCGATCCGTTGGGTGGCGCCGATAAGCGGATTGCTCCTGTTGGAAATATTGGAGAGAATGAAATGATTTTAGATATCGGAATAGATACAAGTTATATTTTTAATAAGATTATCTCTCAAGCCAAAACAATTATTTGGAACGGTCCAATGGGGCTTTTCGAGGTGAATAAATTTGCGGCGGGCAGTCAGGAAACAGCCCGCGCTATTATTCGGAGCAAGGGCTTCGCGCTTGCTGGTGGCGGCGACACGATAACTCTCTTGGAACAATTAGGT
This genomic stretch from Patescibacteria group bacterium harbors:
- the tpiA gene encoding triose-phosphate isomerase; translation: MSKEPLIIANWKCNPASKKEAEHLFGVLKKELRRIKKTEVVICPPFIFSSLFPARCSLKLGGQNCFWENRGAFTGEVSPLMLKNLGCEFVIIGHSERKKYFQESDLIINKKLKAVLKNRLQPILCVGEEARDAFTAEGKPLNEMSLVVGEQVEKGLSGISSSRLGEIVIAYEPVWAIGTGMPCLPNDAMKAALLIRKTLTNLYSRNIAEKVRIIYGGSVNSQNASDYTKGAAMNGLLIGGASLNASEFVKIVKDVEEIL
- a CDS encoding phosphoglycerate kinase, which codes for MKTVRDFNFKNKKVLLRADFNEPLKDGELTSDFRIKAVLPTIKYLVKEGAKVILLTHLGRPKGNMVKQLRVDPVGKRISRLLNKPVKKLNDCIGEKVEKEIKEMAAGDLILLENVQFHDGEIENSPDFVGSLANLADIFVMDAFGQSHRDYASISGLSKKMPSCAGLLLEKEVKVLSDVLNNADHPLVVIIGGVKISTKIKVIEKFLEKADDILLGGALANTVISAKGFAIGRSISEESMVKEVKKLQLTNTKLHIPVDVVVSTDPLGGADKRIAPVGNIGENEMILDIGIDTSYIFNKIISQAKTIIWNGPMGLFEVNKFAAGSQETARAIIRSKGFALAGGGDTITLLEQLGLMSKMDHISTGGGAMLEFLTGAKLPGIEALK